One Alnus glutinosa chromosome 3, dhAlnGlut1.1, whole genome shotgun sequence genomic region harbors:
- the LOC133862257 gene encoding thioredoxin-like 3-2, chloroplastic isoform X2, producing the protein MSDVLVRLRPSPRTLRAGISRDFRRPTLGNLLVSGSGARAFSLSRKALVFPGKIRVVGGRSSSKLSAWTQEGSLQELDDSPVSVELHPVCSETQFDRVLAEAQQLEEPVIFVWMAGWCRKCIYLKPKLEKLAADYYPRLRFYRIDVNTVPHKLVARAGVTMPTIQLWKDSKKQAEIIGSHKAYLVVNEVRQMIENEDAM; encoded by the exons ATGTCCGACGTTCTTGTACGGCTACGACCCAGTCCCAGAACCCTGAGAGCAGGGATCTCCCGAGACTTCCGGAGACCGACTCTTGGAAATCTCTTAGTTTCAGGCTCAGGCGCCAGAGCGTTTTCTCTGTCCAGAAAAGCCCTGGTTTTTCCCGGGAAAATTCGTGTAGTCGGAGGGAGGTCTTCATCGAAGCTAAGCGCTTGGACCCAAGAGGGGTCGTTGCAGGAGCTCGATGACTCGCCTGTGTCCGTGGAGCTCCACCCCGTTTGCAGCGAGACCCAGTTCGATCGGGTGCTCGCGGAGGCTCAGCAGCTCGAGGAACCGGTCATCTTCGTTTG GATGGCAGGCTGGTGCAGAAAATGTATATATTTGAAACCCAAACTGGAAAAGTTGGCTGCAGATTACTATCCAAG ATTGCGGTTCTACCGCATTGATGTTAATACAGTTCCACACAAGCTTGTCGCTCGTGCAGGAGTCACT ATGCCTACTATACAG CTGTGGAAGGATAGCAAGAAACAAGCTGAGATCATTGGTAGCCACAAAGCATATTTGGTAGTCAACGAAGTCCGTCAAATGATTGAAAATGAGGATGCCATGTAA
- the LOC133862257 gene encoding thioredoxin-like 3-2, chloroplastic isoform X1: MSDVLVRLRPSPRTLRAGISRDFRRPTLGNLLVSGSGARAFSLSRKALVFPGKIRVVGGRSSSKLSAWTQEGSLQELDDSPVSVELHPVCSETQFDRVLAEAQQLEEPVIFVWMAGWCRKCIYLKPKLEKLAADYYPRLRFYRIDVNTVPHKLVARAGVTKMPTIQLWKDSKKQAEIIGSHKAYLVVNEVRQMIENEDAM; encoded by the exons ATGTCCGACGTTCTTGTACGGCTACGACCCAGTCCCAGAACCCTGAGAGCAGGGATCTCCCGAGACTTCCGGAGACCGACTCTTGGAAATCTCTTAGTTTCAGGCTCAGGCGCCAGAGCGTTTTCTCTGTCCAGAAAAGCCCTGGTTTTTCCCGGGAAAATTCGTGTAGTCGGAGGGAGGTCTTCATCGAAGCTAAGCGCTTGGACCCAAGAGGGGTCGTTGCAGGAGCTCGATGACTCGCCTGTGTCCGTGGAGCTCCACCCCGTTTGCAGCGAGACCCAGTTCGATCGGGTGCTCGCGGAGGCTCAGCAGCTCGAGGAACCGGTCATCTTCGTTTG GATGGCAGGCTGGTGCAGAAAATGTATATATTTGAAACCCAAACTGGAAAAGTTGGCTGCAGATTACTATCCAAG ATTGCGGTTCTACCGCATTGATGTTAATACAGTTCCACACAAGCTTGTCGCTCGTGCAGGAGTCACT AAGATGCCTACTATACAG CTGTGGAAGGATAGCAAGAAACAAGCTGAGATCATTGGTAGCCACAAAGCATATTTGGTAGTCAACGAAGTCCGTCAAATGATTGAAAATGAGGATGCCATGTAA